In a genomic window of Cerasicoccus sp. TK19100:
- a CDS encoding polysaccharide ABC transporter ATP-binding protein encodes MNEEPLIVVENLGKKFCKSLKRSLYYGTHDIIKAINPFAGSGTSAQSTIPELRKDEFWALQNINFELRRGECLGLIGHNGAGKSTLLKVINGLIKPDTGKITIRGRVCALIELGAGFSPILTGRENIYNQGALYGLSKSDIDEKIEDIIEFSEIREFIDMPVQNYSSGMKVRLGFAVATKIEPDVLILDEVLAVGDVAFRMKSLNAICEKMKRTAVIFVSHSMPQIHRVCNEVLVMNHGKSEYQGNDISEGVSRYLALLNNIDQQVFGGSDLNVIDIQVQNSTGQINKGETLECNHGDDLKARLTIGVSGTITEFRAQLVIWNSELLPVVDIMCEEFNGQPVQTNGQGEVVISVDINNLELNGGKYAISVHLNSMDFSQSYCRHDNVAFLNVKSVASTHALVLKPCSWQQE; translated from the coding sequence ATGAACGAAGAGCCACTCATAGTCGTAGAAAATTTGGGGAAGAAATTCTGCAAATCGCTGAAAAGGTCTCTTTATTATGGGACTCATGATATCATTAAAGCCATCAACCCCTTTGCAGGCAGTGGAACAAGCGCGCAAAGCACAATTCCAGAACTACGGAAAGACGAATTCTGGGCATTGCAGAACATCAATTTCGAACTGCGTCGTGGCGAATGTTTAGGCCTAATCGGTCACAACGGCGCCGGCAAAAGCACGCTATTAAAAGTCATAAATGGTCTGATTAAGCCAGACACCGGCAAGATCACCATCCGAGGGCGAGTATGTGCCCTGATCGAGCTCGGTGCCGGCTTCAGCCCCATCCTGACGGGAAGGGAAAACATATATAATCAAGGAGCGCTCTACGGCCTAAGCAAGTCAGACATTGACGAAAAAATTGAAGACATCATCGAGTTCTCAGAAATTCGGGAATTCATCGACATGCCAGTCCAGAATTACAGCTCTGGCATGAAAGTACGATTGGGATTCGCAGTAGCGACAAAGATCGAGCCAGACGTTTTGATCCTTGATGAAGTGCTCGCAGTGGGCGACGTGGCCTTTAGAATGAAGTCACTGAATGCTATCTGCGAAAAAATGAAACGAACGGCAGTTATTTTCGTATCGCATTCGATGCCGCAAATCCACCGTGTCTGCAATGAGGTCTTGGTCATGAATCACGGCAAAAGTGAGTATCAAGGCAACGATATCTCTGAGGGCGTTTCCCGCTACCTTGCGCTGCTAAACAATATAGATCAGCAAGTTTTTGGTGGTAGCGATCTCAATGTGATTGATATCCAAGTCCAAAACAGCACCGGCCAAATAAACAAAGGAGAGACTCTAGAGTGCAACCATGGAGATGACCTTAAAGCACGCCTAACCATTGGAGTCTCAGGCACAATTACCGAGTTTAGAGCACAGCTGGTAATATGGAATTCTGAATTGTTACCAGTAGTCGATATCATGTGTGAAGAATTCAATGGGCAACCAGTGCAAACGAATGGCCAAGGCGAAGTCGTTATCAGCGTAGACATTAATAACCTTGAGCTGAATGGCGGCAAATACGCCATCAGTGTTCACTTAAATAGCATGGATTTCAGCCAGAGTTATTGTCGACATGACAATGTTGCGTTTTTGAATGTAAAATCAGTCGCGTCCACGCACGCACTCGTCCTCAAGCCCTGCTCTTGGCAGCAGGAATAA
- a CDS encoding ABC transporter permease, whose protein sequence is MKETIISPDSGLGSIKATLLSMVKNLGPTWELARRMFLRDIRAMHRQSILGYAWIILPPLANSLVWIFLNQQQVLNIDTKGTPYPVFVLTGNLLWAAFNSAIVGLLGAVNEARNLISKINFPHESLLLSAFMKAAFNGLIPLIILIPILPFYLSSLHWQMLLFPIGVLSLLAAGSTIAILLLPIATLYTDIGKGIQLILRFGFFLTPVIYPMPEHGLARIIAEINPITPLLITSRSWLIGGELDMLLPFWCITLTLPLLLIVSVIIFKITVPYLVERLSA, encoded by the coding sequence ATGAAGGAGACAATTATCAGCCCAGATTCTGGCCTAGGTTCCATCAAAGCTACCCTACTTAGTATGGTGAAGAACTTAGGTCCAACGTGGGAGCTCGCACGGCGCATGTTCCTTCGAGATATACGGGCAATGCATCGTCAATCCATCCTAGGATACGCATGGATCATCCTCCCGCCACTGGCCAATAGTCTAGTGTGGATATTCTTGAACCAGCAACAAGTGCTGAACATTGATACCAAAGGCACGCCATATCCGGTATTCGTGCTGACTGGCAATTTACTTTGGGCGGCATTCAACAGCGCCATCGTCGGCCTGCTTGGTGCGGTAAATGAGGCCAGGAATCTGATATCCAAGATCAACTTCCCACACGAATCCCTGCTTTTATCAGCGTTCATGAAGGCAGCGTTTAATGGGCTAATTCCGCTGATAATACTAATACCGATATTACCCTTTTATCTTTCATCGCTGCACTGGCAAATGCTACTTTTTCCAATCGGCGTCCTGTCTTTATTAGCGGCCGGCTCTACAATTGCCATTTTGCTGTTACCCATCGCGACTCTCTATACCGATATAGGCAAAGGCATTCAATTGATTTTACGATTTGGCTTCTTCCTGACGCCAGTCATCTATCCGATGCCAGAACACGGCCTCGCAAGAATCATTGCCGAAATAAATCCCATAACTCCCCTACTCATAACCAGCCGAAGTTGGTTAATTGGTGGGGAATTAGACATGCTCTTACCATTTTGGTGCATCACATTGACCTTACCCCTATTGTTAATAGTAAGCGTGATAATCTTTAAGATCACAGTCCCATATCTGGTCGAACGACTTTCAGCCTAA
- a CDS encoding polysaccharide biosynthesis/export family protein, with translation MNIVYMIATAKTAFLTVLTLLSLCHHAFAQKEATATSSGMGQSEAVALPANYKLSVTDMVSIDVYEEPELKVSQRIPANGKIRIPLLGEISLEGLTIREAEYKIQNAFIDARLLRNPQVYVTVSDYVAREYSVFGQLGSQGQVPFPLEKDSIDIVEAVSRAGGFTGIARGSEVKVTRKKPDGTQEFFIVDVEAMIEDQDEDNSRDEYLIYPGDIIFVPQRLF, from the coding sequence TTGAATATTGTCTATATGATAGCTACTGCCAAAACAGCATTTTTAACAGTTCTTACTCTGTTGAGCCTTTGTCACCATGCCTTTGCCCAGAAGGAGGCAACGGCTACTTCATCCGGTATGGGGCAATCCGAAGCGGTCGCGCTGCCTGCTAATTATAAGCTTAGCGTGACGGATATGGTCTCAATTGATGTCTATGAAGAGCCTGAATTAAAGGTCAGTCAGCGCATTCCGGCTAATGGCAAGATCCGCATACCGCTGCTGGGGGAAATTTCTTTGGAGGGGCTCACGATCCGCGAAGCTGAGTACAAGATCCAAAACGCATTCATTGACGCGCGCTTGCTCCGGAATCCGCAAGTTTACGTGACAGTCTCGGATTACGTGGCCAGAGAATACTCTGTCTTTGGGCAGTTGGGTTCACAGGGGCAGGTGCCATTTCCATTGGAAAAAGATTCCATCGACATTGTTGAAGCCGTTTCCCGCGCTGGCGGGTTTACCGGTATTGCCCGGGGCTCCGAAGTCAAGGTAACCCGCAAAAAGCCGGATGGCACCCAGGAATTCTTCATCGTTGATGTTGAGGCGATGATCGAAGATCAGGATGAGGACAACTCTCGGGACGAATACCTGATCTATCCCGGGGATATCATTTTTGTTCCACAACGGCTCTTCTAA
- a CDS encoding GumC family protein produces the protein MSNKQAKPSLNPNQSHGGLAIPAPVRNWRDYLLMIRERWLIGVSLGLLCACLFAFFALKEPSLYRSTASLLIESKADRVVDIAEVVDNTVRNSTELRNHLSQMRSRSFTRRVIDSFTEKESARITQPYDTPESKGNLGSIASNISIGLPEGQVFYFTSTHRDPEMAALIANRYVTEYIQYLLERTTVGETSANQFLQAQADKLKEKVQAGEKALEDFRRSNDMISLDESQNVIATRLTSLNAALTTARVEKLQVETQLQQVEEALDNNSNLLQIPVVNLYGNVNELVEAQQSLKAEREILEHRYLERHPKMIDNENRMKANQSLIDEAVNKAIADLRAQLAGANRKFSNLQTEMTKAEQESLDLDELRIVYNGMRREVDSDRQLYQQILSRMNETTISAQLDNTNIRILDEAAASSTPFAPDRKAIITKAVGIFFIVAIGVPILLELVNNRLHGYWDVHVFLQRELLGEVPRSNRIDPEKLPYAIRDDLNDSISESFRVLYGQISMLSEREFPKSLLITSTVPGEGKSTVAANLAFTFAKHGKKVLIVDFDLRRPVLHRFYKLENEKGLLNWWNSKKEVQECIPLKTNDDLGIVPMTDNLSLLPSSGTSKNATEMLSSPRFEELLFQLKKEYDLVLFDTPPAGIFVETLQLGEIIDEVVYIARQNAVNRNKAKRVLQDFDRIGVTVLGVILNSVKGAGAQRYGYYGYSYSSTDYVYRYYQRRDRKERKQSKSDEKPAKKDKETIAS, from the coding sequence ATGTCAAATAAACAAGCGAAACCATCGCTGAATCCCAACCAGTCTCACGGCGGCTTGGCAATTCCCGCGCCCGTGCGAAACTGGCGCGACTATCTACTAATGATCCGTGAGCGGTGGCTCATTGGCGTTAGCCTGGGCTTGCTGTGCGCCTGCCTCTTTGCCTTTTTCGCGCTCAAAGAGCCTTCGCTTTACCGGTCCACTGCGTCTCTCCTCATTGAGTCCAAGGCGGACCGCGTTGTTGATATTGCTGAGGTTGTGGATAACACGGTTCGCAATTCGACAGAGCTGCGCAATCACCTTTCCCAGATGCGCAGCCGTAGCTTCACTCGGCGCGTCATCGATAGCTTTACTGAAAAGGAATCTGCGCGCATTACGCAGCCCTACGATACGCCGGAGTCGAAGGGGAATCTGGGCTCCATCGCTTCTAATATCAGCATCGGATTGCCTGAAGGCCAGGTGTTTTACTTTACCTCCACGCACCGTGATCCGGAAATGGCGGCGCTGATCGCCAACCGCTACGTGACCGAGTATATTCAGTATTTGCTGGAGCGGACCACGGTCGGTGAAACTTCGGCAAACCAGTTCCTGCAAGCTCAGGCCGATAAGCTGAAGGAGAAAGTGCAGGCAGGGGAGAAGGCCCTTGAGGACTTCCGCCGGAGCAATGACATGATTTCCTTGGATGAGTCGCAGAATGTTATCGCGACGCGACTGACTAGCCTGAATGCCGCGTTGACGACGGCTCGCGTGGAGAAGCTGCAAGTGGAAACGCAATTGCAGCAAGTGGAAGAGGCACTCGATAACAACAGTAACCTCTTGCAAATTCCCGTGGTCAACCTGTATGGCAACGTCAACGAACTGGTGGAAGCTCAGCAGTCACTAAAGGCTGAGCGGGAGATTTTGGAGCATCGCTATCTGGAGCGCCACCCCAAGATGATTGATAATGAAAATCGCATGAAGGCGAATCAGTCTTTGATCGATGAAGCGGTTAATAAAGCCATCGCCGATCTGCGAGCCCAGCTTGCCGGTGCTAACCGCAAGTTCTCCAATCTGCAGACGGAAATGACCAAGGCTGAGCAGGAGTCGCTCGACTTGGACGAACTGCGCATTGTCTATAACGGCATGCGTCGTGAGGTGGATAGTGACCGCCAGCTGTATCAGCAGATTCTCTCCCGAATGAACGAAACAACGATTTCGGCTCAATTGGATAATACCAACATCCGTATTTTGGACGAGGCTGCCGCATCATCGACGCCCTTTGCTCCTGACCGTAAAGCGATCATTACCAAGGCTGTCGGCATTTTCTTCATCGTGGCGATCGGTGTTCCGATCTTGCTGGAGCTGGTCAATAATCGACTCCACGGCTACTGGGACGTCCACGTGTTCCTGCAGCGCGAATTGCTCGGTGAAGTGCCTCGTAGTAACCGGATTGACCCGGAGAAACTTCCCTATGCCATTCGGGATGATCTGAACGACTCAATATCGGAATCATTCAGAGTTTTGTATGGGCAAATAAGTATGCTCTCCGAAAGAGAGTTCCCGAAATCACTCCTCATCACGAGCACGGTTCCGGGGGAAGGTAAATCTACCGTGGCAGCTAACTTGGCTTTCACCTTCGCCAAGCACGGTAAGAAGGTGCTGATTGTTGACTTCGACTTGCGCCGTCCCGTACTTCACCGCTTCTACAAATTGGAGAACGAAAAGGGTCTCCTGAATTGGTGGAACAGCAAAAAGGAAGTCCAGGAATGCATTCCGCTCAAGACGAATGACGATCTGGGTATCGTTCCAATGACGGACAACCTCTCGCTGCTGCCTTCCAGTGGCACCTCCAAGAATGCGACTGAAATGCTGTCCAGCCCACGCTTCGAGGAGTTGCTTTTCCAGCTAAAGAAGGAGTATGATCTCGTTTTGTTTGATACGCCTCCGGCTGGTATTTTCGTGGAAACTCTCCAACTGGGTGAGATTATCGACGAAGTCGTTTACATCGCCCGCCAGAACGCCGTTAACCGAAATAAGGCTAAGCGTGTGCTGCAGGACTTCGACCGTATCGGCGTTACCGTGCTCGGTGTGATCTTGAACTCGGTAAAGGGCGCTGGTGCTCAGCGATACGGCTATTACGGCTACTCCTACAGCTCGACGGACTACGTCTACCGCTATTACCAGCGACGCGATCGAAAAGAGCGCAAGCAATCGAAGTCAGACGAGAAGCCAGCCAAGAAAGACAAAGAAACGATTGCCAGCTAA
- a CDS encoding rhodanese-like domain-containing protein has protein sequence MNLQLIPPAIAAGYLLTVTGIAQTVFLGADTGLPAFSAQSIPNAHIDAPGFVKLVNHSQADRENKRLTEAQFLTALTSGDYVLLDARSASMFNLRHIDGAVNLPLTEFTADTLAAIIPNTDTKILIYCNNNFLNSPSSFATKSVRASLNLHTQASLRAYGYENIYELGPLLDVNQTTLPFAGSEVDD, from the coding sequence ATGAACTTGCAACTCATCCCTCCCGCCATCGCCGCAGGCTACCTGCTCACCGTCACCGGCATTGCCCAGACGGTTTTTCTCGGTGCTGACACGGGCCTCCCAGCCTTCTCAGCTCAGTCAATTCCCAACGCCCATATCGACGCGCCGGGCTTCGTAAAATTGGTCAACCACTCCCAGGCCGACCGGGAAAACAAGCGCCTTACCGAAGCGCAATTTCTCACGGCCCTGACATCGGGAGACTACGTGCTCCTCGATGCCCGTAGCGCCTCCATGTTCAACCTGCGTCACATCGACGGTGCCGTAAATCTGCCACTAACGGAATTCACAGCGGACACCCTAGCCGCCATCATTCCGAACACGGACACAAAGATTCTGATCTACTGCAACAACAACTTTCTGAACAGCCCGTCGTCTTTCGCAACGAAATCCGTCCGCGCCTCGCTCAACCTGCATACGCAAGCCTCCCTACGTGCCTATGGCTACGAGAACATCTACGAGCTTGGCCCCCTCCTCGACGTCAACCAAACCACGCTGCCCTTTGCCGGCAGCGAAGTGGATGATTAG
- a CDS encoding serine hydrolase domain-containing protein: protein MLTAVFRMWLLAGIALVAGTSAGHAREPIWTHNEPPLRLIDQEDKTPVRVLPDNAKPPTLSPTALGNLRRYWLELISDYRLPGAAIAIVQPEGVVEETCVGLRNIRESDEIDADTLFNLGEATLAFTTLLAATEDRPDRPIFERKATTISPLFKMTEPRAQANATVGDLFAMTAGVPTYSDKILDPQWAQPEDVFALLGQAPVMSQPGQHFRYSQLSATVGGYLAAMEVGNQKRGLYSNFIDVMQQRLISPLGMTRATFSPRKAKESGNVATGHIKAEFSYNPAYFEEPERHPMAPLSGLRISLNDAARWLQTELAQGIAPDGTRIAQPISIRERWQPAAVQNSEHRGLGWTRLYHAETEVVLAIGQYGEQSAAIGIYPAYRTGFVVLTNSGDADAERLLQAVALGCAEMLKESRQSDPTPTIAREVTAQ, encoded by the coding sequence ATGTTAACCGCAGTATTCAGAATGTGGCTCTTGGCCGGGATCGCTCTCGTAGCTGGCACATCAGCGGGCCATGCCCGAGAGCCGATCTGGACGCATAACGAGCCGCCGCTCAGGCTGATCGATCAGGAAGACAAGACGCCGGTCCGCGTGCTCCCTGACAACGCCAAGCCCCCCACACTCTCCCCCACCGCGCTGGGCAACTTGCGTCGATATTGGTTGGAGCTGATCAGCGATTACCGTTTGCCCGGTGCCGCCATTGCCATTGTCCAACCCGAGGGCGTTGTGGAGGAGACCTGTGTCGGCCTGCGCAATATCCGCGAAAGTGATGAAATCGATGCGGACACCCTCTTCAACCTAGGCGAGGCTACACTGGCATTCACCACGTTGCTCGCCGCAACGGAAGACCGCCCGGACCGCCCCATATTCGAGCGCAAGGCGACCACGATCAGCCCGCTATTCAAAATGACGGAGCCGCGTGCGCAGGCCAACGCCACCGTAGGCGACCTGTTCGCCATGACTGCGGGCGTGCCGACTTACAGTGATAAAATCCTGGACCCCCAATGGGCGCAGCCCGAAGACGTTTTTGCCCTGCTCGGACAAGCGCCCGTCATGTCCCAACCCGGCCAACATTTTCGCTACAGCCAGCTTAGCGCAACGGTCGGCGGCTATCTCGCCGCCATGGAGGTGGGGAATCAAAAGCGTGGCCTTTACAGCAATTTTATCGATGTAATGCAGCAACGCCTGATCAGCCCGCTGGGCATGACACGGGCCACCTTCTCCCCCCGCAAGGCCAAGGAAAGCGGCAACGTTGCCACCGGGCACATTAAGGCGGAGTTCAGCTACAATCCGGCCTATTTTGAAGAACCGGAACGCCACCCCATGGCCCCACTGAGCGGCTTACGCATCTCCCTGAATGACGCCGCCCGCTGGCTCCAAACCGAGCTTGCCCAAGGCATTGCCCCGGACGGAACGCGCATTGCGCAACCAATTAGCATCCGCGAACGCTGGCAGCCTGCCGCAGTGCAAAATTCCGAGCACCGCGGCCTCGGCTGGACACGCCTTTACCACGCGGAGACGGAAGTCGTTCTCGCCATTGGGCAATACGGCGAGCAATCGGCCGCAATTGGAATTTACCCCGCCTACCGCACGGGATTCGTCGTGCTGACCAATTCCGGCGACGCCGACGCGGAGCGCCTCCTCCAGGCTGTCGCTCTCGGATGCGCTGAAATGCTCAAAGAATCGCGCCAATCGGACCCTACTCCGACTATTGCCCGCGAAGTTACCGCACAGTAA
- a CDS encoding sigma-54 interaction domain-containing protein — protein MRLSVLSTGEIPVSLLQHLQALGFHLQLETFDRIRALDAGSLDLVHLISSDEFKHEDWPENRVRLSRASRFYLVYGFNLGTRQIVDAVRDGAHDVVDLTEESDRWKQALESAAQSQELWWQLYGAQGEVDQRKMVGRSTSMQSLRESIQRIGPTDATVLIMGESGTGKELVAESLHDASGRAPFVTVNCAAIPAELMESELFGAQKGAFTGATRDKPGLVEEAAGGTLFLDEIGELGLTLQPKLLRFLETRRARRVGSTKEYVSEVRVVSATNRDLRAESQKGEFRLDLFYRLSEVILNPTPLRNRPEDIPDLSLLFLEKAAVRLGKNFESLEPDLIFRMQNYNWPGNVRELRQTIERMAIYYDGPVMRSTWWTEPTPPDQKSVTQAPFVNVSRDRKPTPQPFPTAPHTAFPNRALNRREKFTYAKRLLEESGGDLSWTASQLGIHPTTLYRWRKEGKV, from the coding sequence ATGCGGCTCTCGGTTTTATCCACTGGCGAAATTCCTGTCAGCTTATTGCAGCACCTGCAGGCGTTGGGCTTTCACCTGCAACTGGAGACATTTGACCGCATACGCGCGCTGGACGCCGGTTCGCTGGATTTGGTTCACCTGATCTCCAGTGATGAATTTAAGCACGAGGACTGGCCGGAAAATCGTGTGCGCCTGTCGCGGGCGAGTCGGTTTTACCTGGTTTATGGATTCAACCTCGGGACGCGCCAGATCGTTGACGCCGTGCGTGACGGAGCCCACGACGTGGTCGACCTGACCGAGGAAAGCGATCGCTGGAAGCAGGCGCTGGAATCGGCGGCACAATCACAGGAACTCTGGTGGCAGCTTTATGGCGCGCAGGGGGAGGTGGATCAGCGCAAGATGGTTGGCCGCTCGACATCGATGCAATCGCTGCGGGAGTCTATACAGCGCATTGGGCCGACTGACGCTACGGTGCTGATTATGGGCGAGTCTGGCACGGGTAAGGAGCTCGTGGCTGAGTCCCTCCATGATGCCTCGGGGCGCGCGCCGTTTGTGACGGTTAACTGTGCCGCGATTCCTGCTGAGTTGATGGAGAGCGAGCTCTTTGGCGCGCAAAAGGGCGCGTTTACGGGTGCCACGCGTGATAAGCCTGGCTTGGTTGAAGAAGCTGCGGGCGGCACTTTGTTTCTTGATGAAATTGGCGAGCTCGGGCTCACGCTCCAGCCGAAGCTGTTGCGCTTCCTCGAAACGCGTCGCGCGCGTCGGGTAGGCAGCACGAAGGAATACGTTTCCGAGGTGCGCGTGGTCTCTGCGACCAATCGCGACCTCCGCGCAGAGTCGCAGAAAGGCGAGTTTCGTCTGGATCTCTTCTACCGCTTGTCCGAGGTAATTCTCAACCCCACGCCGCTGCGCAACCGACCGGAGGATATCCCGGATTTGTCGTTGTTGTTTCTGGAGAAGGCTGCCGTACGCCTGGGTAAAAATTTCGAGTCGCTGGAGCCGGATTTGATCTTTCGGATGCAGAACTACAATTGGCCTGGCAATGTCCGTGAGCTGCGGCAAACCATCGAGCGCATGGCGATTTACTACGATGGCCCGGTCATGCGCAGCACTTGGTGGACTGAGCCGACGCCGCCTGATCAGAAGTCCGTCACGCAGGCACCGTTTGTCAACGTGAGCCGCGACCGCAAACCGACGCCGCAGCCATTCCCGACCGCGCCGCATACCGCTTTCCCAAACCGCGCGCTCAATCGGCGCGAGAAGTTCACCTACGCGAAACGTTTGCTGGAAGAGAGCGGCGGCGATTTGTCCTGGACTGCCTCGCAGTTGGGCATCCACCCGACGACGCTTTACCGCTGGCGCAAAGAGGGCAAGGTCTAG
- a CDS encoding LURP-one-related/scramblase family protein codes for MMKEKFWSFSDDFSIKDANGQPIFFVKGKAFSWGDKLSFQDLQGNELAFISQKLLSFKPRFEIFRNGELFAEVTKEFSWFKKEFLLDVPGPNDYSINGSFWQRNYTFERSGRVVAQVSREYFTWTDTYGVDIVDGEDDVAILAAVIVIDQVLHDDRHDGGGISVNFGS; via the coding sequence ATGATGAAAGAAAAATTCTGGAGTTTCAGCGACGACTTCAGCATTAAAGACGCCAACGGTCAGCCGATCTTTTTCGTGAAAGGAAAAGCCTTTAGCTGGGGAGACAAGCTGTCGTTTCAAGACCTGCAGGGCAACGAATTGGCCTTCATCAGCCAGAAGCTGCTATCCTTCAAACCACGCTTTGAAATATTCCGCAATGGCGAGCTGTTCGCAGAAGTTACGAAGGAATTTTCCTGGTTTAAGAAGGAATTCCTGCTCGATGTGCCTGGCCCGAACGACTACTCGATCAACGGTAGCTTCTGGCAGCGCAATTACACTTTCGAGCGCTCCGGCCGAGTCGTCGCCCAGGTCTCACGCGAGTATTTCACTTGGACGGATACCTATGGCGTGGACATCGTCGACGGCGAAGACGACGTGGCGATTCTGGCAGCGGTCATCGTCATCGACCAAGTCCTGCACGACGACCGCCACGACGGCGGCGGCATAAGCGTGAATTTCGGCAGCTAA
- a CDS encoding gamma carbonic anhydrase family protein, with the protein MTTEERLAKHLDKTPDIHADAYVSPHATIIGDVTLKALSSVWPGAVLRGDINSIVIGEGSNVQDGSIVHLADDYGVEVGDYVTIGHLAMIHACSIGDESLIGMSSTVLDGAEIGPRCVVGANALVTKGFVAPEGSVIMGVPGKIVKTMTPAEMAGLKAWAEKYVQVSAGFKARGL; encoded by the coding sequence ATGACGACTGAGGAGCGACTTGCCAAACACCTCGATAAAACACCCGACATCCATGCCGACGCCTACGTCTCGCCGCATGCCACGATCATCGGCGATGTCACGCTAAAAGCCCTGAGCAGCGTCTGGCCAGGCGCGGTCTTACGGGGCGACATCAACTCCATTGTCATCGGCGAAGGCTCTAACGTGCAGGACGGCAGTATCGTCCATCTGGCCGACGATTACGGCGTCGAGGTCGGCGATTATGTGACCATTGGCCACTTGGCGATGATACACGCCTGCTCTATTGGCGACGAGTCGCTGATCGGCATGAGCAGCACCGTGCTCGATGGGGCGGAGATCGGCCCGCGCTGTGTGGTCGGTGCAAACGCGCTTGTCACGAAAGGCTTCGTGGCACCGGAGGGCTCAGTGATCATGGGCGTGCCGGGTAAGATCGTTAAAACGATGACGCCTGCGGAAATGGCTGGGCTCAAAGCCTGGGCAGAGAAATACGTGCAGGTCAGTGCCGGTTTTAAAGCACGTGGTTTGTAG
- a CDS encoding calcium:proton antiporter gives MAATTKPFYRAELSLIIGLVSAALFLMFGKAWLADLTNTPKIIALFVWLFAVMLWSSFGVVKHADCLAIKLGEPYGTLILTLSVITIEVIMVSAVMLTGAENPTLGRDMMFAVVMIVLNCLVGLSLFIGGIKHHQQEFNLQGANSFLTVLIPLSVLGLLLPNFTQASAEGTFSMSQSIFVILATIALYGTFLAIQTMRHQPFFMSPAAIRGDEDDGHDHGELEIRSVPYHIVLLILSMLPIVLLSKKIAVIIDYGIAEAGAPAELGGFLVAILVLAPEGMAALQAAAHNKLQRSMNICLGSALATIGLTVPAVLIIGMVTGKSVVLGLSPVGEIMLLLTLAVSAINFSIPKTNVVQGLVHIILFATYCLLIFD, from the coding sequence ATGGCTGCTACCACCAAACCTTTCTACCGCGCTGAGCTAAGCCTGATTATCGGCCTCGTCTCGGCGGCGCTGTTTCTCATGTTCGGTAAGGCCTGGTTGGCGGACCTCACCAATACGCCGAAGATTATCGCCCTATTCGTTTGGCTGTTTGCGGTGATGCTCTGGTCGAGCTTTGGCGTCGTTAAACATGCGGACTGCCTGGCAATCAAACTCGGCGAGCCCTACGGAACCTTAATCCTCACCCTCTCGGTGATTACGATTGAGGTCATTATGGTCTCCGCCGTGATGCTCACTGGTGCGGAAAACCCCACGTTGGGCCGCGACATGATGTTCGCCGTGGTCATGATTGTGCTGAACTGCCTCGTCGGGCTGTCGCTGTTCATCGGCGGCATCAAGCACCACCAGCAGGAGTTCAATCTTCAGGGCGCAAACTCCTTCCTCACCGTGCTCATCCCGCTTTCGGTGCTCGGTCTGCTCCTGCCCAACTTCACGCAAGCCTCGGCGGAGGGAACATTTTCGATGTCGCAATCGATCTTCGTCATTTTGGCGACCATTGCGCTTTACGGGACATTTCTGGCAATTCAGACCATGCGGCACCAGCCGTTCTTCATGTCGCCCGCCGCCATTCGCGGCGATGAAGACGACGGTCACGACCATGGCGAACTCGAAATTCGCAGTGTGCCCTACCACATCGTGTTGCTCATCCTGTCGATGCTACCCATCGTGCTTTTGTCGAAGAAAATTGCGGTCATCATCGACTATGGCATTGCCGAGGCCGGCGCGCCAGCGGAGCTGGGTGGCTTCCTGGTGGCAATTCTCGTGCTCGCACCCGAAGGCATGGCCGCGCTCCAAGCAGCCGCGCACAATAAGCTTCAACGCTCGATGAATATCTGCCTCGGCTCCGCGCTGGCGACTATTGGCCTCACGGTTCCCGCCGTGCTGATCATCGGCATGGTCACGGGTAAGTCGGTCGTGCTCGGCCTCTCACCGGTGGGCGAAATCATGCTGCTCCTGACCCTGGCAGTTTCGGCAATCAATTTCTCCATTCCCAAGACCAACGTCGTCCAGGGTCTGGTGCACATCATCCTGTTCGCCACGTATTGCCTGCTGATTTTTGATTAG